CGGTCGCGCCCGAGGTCGCCGCGGCGATGCACACCGCGATGAGCGCCGTCATGACCGGCGGCACCGCGGTCGCCTCGAACGCCGCGACGGTGCCGCACGTGCCGCTCATCGGCAAGACCGGTACCACCGACGGTGCCAAGGACACCTGGATGGTGGGGGCGAGCACCAAGGTCGCGACCGCGGCGGCGGTCGTCAGCGTGAACGGCGACGCCAACCAGCGCGGACTCTACTTCGCGACCGGGCGCGCGGCCGAGGCGCGGCACCGCATGTGGCCGATGGTGATGTCGGTCGCCGCAGCGAAGTACGGCGGAGGCGCGTTCACGATGGCGGGCCTCGGCCCGGTCACGGGCCCCGGCTCGTCGCCCGACGGCAGCATCGTGCCCGACTACGGCGGCCTCGGCGGCGACGATGACGACGAGGAGGACTCGGGCGACAACGCGCAGCCGACCGGCGGCGGGAGCACCGGTGGCGGTGGCGGCAACACCGGCGGCGGCAGCACGGGCGGCGACTCGACCACGGGCGGCAACGGACGCGGCAACGGCGGTGGTCGCGGCGGAGGCGGTGGCTGACCCCGGAGGCCCCGGAGGCCCCGGCGGTCCACAGCAGGGCCGTGTCGCGCACGCCGTGCACACGGCACCCGCCATAATCGCCACATGACACAGGCGACCCGGCGAATCGTCCTGGCGGTCAACCCGAACGCGTCCTTCGGTCGCAACCGCGCGATCGGTCCCCGGACCGCCGAGCGCCTCGAGGCCGCGGGGTACGAGGTCTCGATGCTCCGCGAGCCGAACTTCGAGCTCCTCCGCCGGGAGACCGAGGCGGCCGTCGCCGCGGGCACGGACGCGCTCGTCGTCGTCGGCGGCGACGGGATGGTCTCGCTCGGCGTCAACGTCCTGGCCGGCACGCAGGTGCCGCTCGGCGTCGTCGGCGCGGGCACGGGCAACGACCTCGCGCGCGCCCTCGGCCTGCCGTACGACGACCCGGAGGCCGCGATCGACGCGCTGCTGGCCGCGCTCCGGCGCGAGCCGCGCCTGATCGACGCCGCCACGGTGCGACACGGCGAGCTCACCACCTGGTACGCCTGCGTGCTGTCCGCGGGCTTCGACGCGATCGTGAACGACCGGGCGAACCGGATGACCCGGCCCCGCGGACCCAGCAGGTACACCCTCGCCCTCGCCAGGGAGCTCGCGACGTTCCACCCGCGCGAGTACGTGCTGACCATCGACGGCGAGGTCCGCACCCAGCGCGCGATGCTCGTCTCGGTCGCCAACACGCCGTCGCTCGGCGGCGGCATGCGGATCGCCCCGGCCGCCGAGCTCGACGACGGGCTGCTCGACGTGTTCATCGTGCACCCGATCAGCCGGCTCGGGCTCCTCAGGGTCTTCCCGCGGGTGTTCTCCGGCACGCACGTCGACCACCCGGCGGTCGAGCTGCTCCGCGCCCGTTCGGTGCGCATCGAATCGGCGGACGTCGTCGCCTACGCGGACGGCGAGCGACTCGGCCCGCTCCCGGTCGAGGTGACGGCCAAGCCGGGGGCGCTGCGGGTCTTCACGTGACCCGGAACGCGCCGCCCAGCGCTCTCGTGGCTCGATTTGTCCCGGGCCGCACGATGTGTCATACTCTTCGAGTTGCCGATTTCGGCCCCATCGTTTAGCGGCCTAGGACGCCGCCCTCTCACGGCGGTAGCGCGGGTTCAAATCCCGCTGGGGTCACAACACGAGGAACGCCCTCGGTTCGCCATGCGGACCGGGGGCGTTCGTCGTTCCGGGCGCGCTCCCGGGCCCGTCGTGGATTAGACTCGCGAGCACGAAGGGGAGTATCCCGCGGGGCGCCTGCGCCCCGGGCCACGCTTCGTCAGTACGAGCGCCGTCGACGGTGCTCCGGGCGTGGAACACCGTGCGGTGGGGGAGAGACGTTCGGCGCTCCGCCGACCCCAACTCCCCGAAAGGCCTTCCGTGGAACTCGCCCTGCCCGTCTGGTTCGAGGTCGGATCCCTCGTCGTCCTGACGCTGATCCTCGTCGCCGACCTCCTGATCGTGCTGAAGCGGCCGCACGTGCCGTCGTTCCGCGAGGCGACCGCCTGGGTCGTGTTCTACGTCGTGCTGGCGCTGATCTTCGCCGGGCTCATGTTCCTGCTCGGCGACGCCGAGCACGGCGGGCAGTTCCTCGCCGGCTGGCTCACCGAGTACAGCCTCTCGATCGACAACCTGTTCGTGTTCGTCATCATCATGAGCCGCTTCGCGGTGCCCCGGAAGTACCAGCAGGAGGTGCTCATGGTGGGCATCATCCTCGCGCTGATCCTGCGCGGCGTCTTCATCCTGCTCGGCGCGCAGCTGATCGAGAACTTCAGCTGGATCTTCTACATCTTCGGCGCGTTCCTGCTCTACACGGCCTGGGGCCAGGCGTTCGGCGACCACGAGAACGAGGGCGAGGAGACCCGCCTGGTCAAGCTGCTGCGCCGCCGGCTCAGCATCACCTCGGAGTACGACGGGGTGAAGCTGCGCACCCGCATCGACGGCGCGACCGTGTTCACGCCGATGCTCATCGTGTTCATCGCGATCGGCACGACCGACCTCATCTTCGCGCTGGACTCGATCCCGGCGATCTTCGGCATCACGCAGAGCCCGTTCATCGTGTTCACGGCGAACGTGTTCGCGCTGATGGGGCTGCGGCAGCTCTACTTCCTGCTCGGCGGCCTCCTCGAGCGCCTCGAGTACCTCAAGTACGGCATCGCGTTCATCCTCGCCTTCATCGGCGTGAAGCTCTTCCTGCACGCGGCGCACGTGAACGAGCTGCCGTTCATCAACGGCGGCGAGCCGATCGAGTGGGCCCCGGAGATCTCCACCTGGACGTCGCTCGCCGTGATCGTCGTCGCGATGGTCGTCGCGACCGTCGCGAGCCTCGCGAAGGCGCGGGTCGACGCCCGCAAGCGCGGCCACTCGCTCATGGAGGAAGTGCCGCATTTCACCGAAGGGCGCCCGGGCGACGAGTAGCCCCCCGCGAATTGATAGCGTGGTGAGCCGCGCCGGACCCTGGGCGCGACAGGATTCGAACCCGGAGTCGACGTGGCGGTGAACGGCGAGCGCGAGCTGGCGACGGCGCACGGTCCCGTGCGCGTGCGGTACGGGGCGATGACGCACGTGGGCGCCGTGCGTCGCGTGAACGAGGACGACCTGTTCGCCCGCCCGCCCGTGTTCCTCGTGGCCGACGGCATGGGGGGCCACGCGCGCGGCGACGCGGCGAGCCGCACGGTGGTCGAGACCTTCACGGCCCACATCGCCTCGGATGAGACGTCGACGCCGGAGCGGATCCTCGACGCGATCGCGACGGCGAACCGCGCCGTGCGCGCGCTCACGCCCGGCGACGAAGGGGTCGCGATGGCCGGCACGACCGTCTCGGGCGTCGCGCTGGTCGACGCGGGCGGTGCCTCGGGCGTGAACTGGATGGCGTTCAACGTCGGCGACTCCCGGGTGTACAGCTGGAACGGCCGCACGCTCGAGCAGGTCACGGTCGATCACTCCGCGGTGCAGGAGCTGATCGACTCGGGGCTGCTCCCGGCCGAGGAGGCCGAGGCGCACCCCGATCGCAACGTGATCACGCGCGCGATCGGAGCCGACGAGAGCGTCGAGATCGACGCCTGGCTGATCCCGGTCGCGGGCCGGCAGTCGTACCTGATCTGCAGCGACGGGCTCAGCAAGGAGGTCCCGGACGCGGAGATGGCGGACGTGCTCGCGACGGCACCCGGCCCGCACGAGGTCGCCCAGCGGCTCGTCGACGCGGCCCTCGCGCACGGCGGCAGCGACAACATCACCGTGCTCGTCGTGGAGTCCCACGCC
This portion of the Agromyces rhizosphaerae genome encodes:
- a CDS encoding diacylglycerol/lipid kinase family protein; the encoded protein is MTQATRRIVLAVNPNASFGRNRAIGPRTAERLEAAGYEVSMLREPNFELLRRETEAAVAAGTDALVVVGGDGMVSLGVNVLAGTQVPLGVVGAGTGNDLARALGLPYDDPEAAIDALLAALRREPRLIDAATVRHGELTTWYACVLSAGFDAIVNDRANRMTRPRGPSRYTLALARELATFHPREYVLTIDGEVRTQRAMLVSVANTPSLGGGMRIAPAAELDDGLLDVFIVHPISRLGLLRVFPRVFSGTHVDHPAVELLRARSVRIESADVVAYADGERLGPLPVEVTAKPGALRVFT
- a CDS encoding TerC/Alx family metal homeostasis membrane protein, with the protein product MELALPVWFEVGSLVVLTLILVADLLIVLKRPHVPSFREATAWVVFYVVLALIFAGLMFLLGDAEHGGQFLAGWLTEYSLSIDNLFVFVIIMSRFAVPRKYQQEVLMVGIILALILRGVFILLGAQLIENFSWIFYIFGAFLLYTAWGQAFGDHENEGEETRLVKLLRRRLSITSEYDGVKLRTRIDGATVFTPMLIVFIAIGTTDLIFALDSIPAIFGITQSPFIVFTANVFALMGLRQLYFLLGGLLERLEYLKYGIAFILAFIGVKLFLHAAHVNELPFINGGEPIEWAPEISTWTSLAVIVVAMVVATVASLAKARVDARKRGHSLMEEVPHFTEGRPGDE
- a CDS encoding PP2C family protein-serine/threonine phosphatase, with product MAVNGERELATAHGPVRVRYGAMTHVGAVRRVNEDDLFARPPVFLVADGMGGHARGDAASRTVVETFTAHIASDETSTPERILDAIATANRAVRALTPGDEGVAMAGTTVSGVALVDAGGASGVNWMAFNVGDSRVYSWNGRTLEQVTVDHSAVQELIDSGLLPAEEAEAHPDRNVITRAIGADESVEIDAWLIPVAGRQSYLICSDGLSKEVPDAEMADVLATAPGPHEVAQRLVDAALAHGGSDNITVLVVESHAEGEEDDPEATRDRVDTSAIDISRFEDTRPREEDRRASLPA